The DNA region gtttgaggcctaatgaaatgaaacagttCTATATTTCACAATGATAGCAAAgattaggggggaaaaaaacaaatctaatttGTGCAGCacaacttttgtttttcatactttCCTGCCCTACTAATTATCTCATAAACCCCTCATGCCAACCTTCAAGTTGGCAATCATTAAATTAGCTGACTAGTGCTGATCGTTTCAGCATTATTTACTGCTCGCTTGGAGGTATTGAATGCACCACATTTctgtataaaaacacattttccatcctTGGATTAAAACACAGGGGGACCACTACACTTCAAAATGAATATCAAAGTTAACAACAACACAGCTGTTCTTAACATTACTAATCATAAAGATCTCTAATTTATACCCATTAGATTGGTGGAATGTGTCCTATTGCTCCAGCAGCCACAAAGCTTTTGTATCTACAGGCAACGCGTCCTAACAGACACTGGAAACCTGtggaaaaaacaagtttttccaGCGGGATTCTTGCTCGTATTTGTCTGAAATTGCTCTGCTGTTGCAGCTTTTCCTGCAGTCTGTCTTCCCTCTGGAATACGTCAactgccttttctttttcctgtttccatCCTAGTTGCTATTGCCGCCGGcttgttagggttaggatgtAGTTAGTGCATTAATGGTGTGCTCAGCTCttactcatttattttcctctctcctccccctcaaTGTGGTCTATGCAGTGCTGAAGCTCTAACAGAAATTAAGTCATGTCAAATACAGTGCCAGTCAAAagttcacttgaatgagaaagtgtgttcaAACCTTTGAATTTGAATCCTTCTGTATATTTgtctatttgtttttgtctggaTTCAAATATAGCACTGGCACTGATTAAACCAAGATAGCATGTcagtttgagtgtgtgtcatGGCAAACATTGCAATTTACTGGcaataaaggaagaaaaacatcttGAACTGGCTGAATTGAAGGTTAAATGAGCTCAgtcctagtgtgtgtgtgtgtgtgtgtgtgtgtgtgtgtgtgtgtgtgtgtgtgtgtgtgtgtgtgtgtgtgtgtgtgtgtgtgtgtgtgtgtgtgtgtgtgtgtgtgtgtgtgtgcgcacatgtgtgtgtgaatacatgtgtgtctgtcaggATATAGGAGCCCGGGGGCAGCAGGGCATTCCACAGGgacaaataataaatgacagACCAGTAAGAAGAGCTCAGAGGCCCCTGAAGCAGAAAAGAAGCTTAGAGTTGCTGTTATGGTTGAAGTCGAGGTGGATTTTATATTGCATCAACTCAGAGAATCTTGACTTAAGATGTGAATCCTGATGTAAAATGTCAGTTTCCCTGATTTTGCTAATACTAACACAGGACGGATACACCAATTTCTTCAAcaatgttttttacttttagtgCTAATTAGTCAGCTAAGTCATTAGCTAAGTTGACATTGTCACTGAGCATGTTGCCATGCTGATGTCAGCCTCCACCAATTCTCACTTATTGCTACTCTAATAACAAAAAATAGTAATTTACCACAGAACgttttgtggttttgttgttttgtgacaTTGTGGGGTGATTCACTCACATATCATAGAACATGATTAGGGGCAAACTTTGCTTCACCTTATGTTAAATTACACTGCATTCACTGGGTCTCCACCATAGTCTTGATAGACATGatcatgtaaataatgtaattacttcaggaaagtgaaaatgagctttGCAAACACTGCTAGAAAGGAAGATCATATTGGACCTGCATGCAGTTAGCTGTATTATCAGCTCCAAAGTTCTGGTGGTGATCAGTCTTAACTTGTGCTAGcttctgtagttttttttgttttgttttgttttattttgttggaCCCACAGCTGGAAATAGATGATTTCACCTCTTTCAAgatctgatatttttttttttcacttttcttttaagAAAGTGGCTGATATTCTTCTCATGGTTTGGGTTGAAGTGGTGTGGTTAAGGCAAGGTTaggtaaagatcatggtttaggtcaaaacagcaaaatgctgtaaaaatgtTCCCTTTAATGGCACCAAAATGAAGTGACAGTAAAGAATGTGTGGTTAGTGGTCTATGAGAGGTCCAGCAATAGATTGTGGAAATCCATTTCGTACCAGTGGAACAAACTACTATCGGCACCGAAAACCAGCCTGTGGACGGCTGGCATGAAATCCCACTCTGTGTCAGTAGTTGGTAAATTGTTCTGTAGCCGGTGCCTTCTTCTAAAGCTCATAAATTAGTTGCTGACCACCTGATCTCTTAAAGTTTGATGGCTGCCTgaaagctaaaaagaaaagtattcaGCATCCaaaatagtagtagtattgtttAGGAAATTAGTTTAGACATTGTCGCTGAAATGAcagttttccattttttaaatcccACACACCTCTCTGTTTCAGGACGTTTTGTTGCAGTGGACGCAGTCACGAACAATGACGACGAGACAGATGCAGACACTgtcatgcagaaaaaaaacactggagtCCTTCTGAGCCCTTTTCTGGAGCAAGGCGAGTGGAGCTGCCTGAGGATCGTCCACCAGATCACCGGGTCAGGGAGCCTGGAGGTCCTGCAGCGCACGGCAGGAAAGAGCTTTGACAAACCTCTGTGGAGCAGCCAAGTGCCCTCCGACAGCTGGGTCATCTCAAGCGTGGACCTGCAGAACAATACTGAACCTTACAGagtaaaacaaattatttgacctatttattttatcttataatATGTTGGATGAAACAAACACTTGACAATTTAGGTATTCTTCCAGCCTTAAGTTTGTCCTTTGGGTGGTTCATTTTCTGGGGAGCtttctcattctttttttctctttaagttTTGAGGCTTATAGTGTGCAATTGGAAAAGTTAGCTTGATGGTAGAAATATAAAAGGTCAAAGGGTCACCAAAAATATTAGGATTCATCATTTGGTGACTATGAACAGTTTCAAGTTTCATGTAAATCCAGCCTTCAGTTTTTGACAAAATGATTGAAAACCTCACTAAAAGTGttagaaaccacacagaaaaacacctgACAAGAACACTGCGACACAAATTTTATTGCGTTGGGtacaaattacattacattattaatcAGAAAACTGTCTCACAGAGGGCTTAATGAGGGAAAGGAGGTCCAAAGTAATACATTATCCAGTTTGGGCTATAAGCAAACTGTCGGATTTCCATATGTAACCTACAGTACTTTAAGATACATCAAAGATATACGTAAGGACAGATATAGGTTGACATAACACAGAGAGGCCCAAATTGAGGCCAGTATGAAGTGTGTGGAGACCTACCCTACCCtaaatacacacccacacacattatCTAAACATAGTGTAGAAATAGTACAGCACATGTTTACATTATATGTGGTGGTAAAGCTGATTCTGACAAGGTCATGACCTACATGATGGTAAGCCAGGCCTGTTCTTTAAATGTGGGCCCCTTAGTGCATAAACATATTTCACTCTAGACCTGGGTGTGTGAGTGCTATAAGCTTCACATTGACAGGCTAAAATGTCCTGCCATTTATTCTCAATTAACACACACCCACCAGCAAATTCTCACGGCCTTGACCTcttagaaaaaaacaatggctcaacttttcactttttaaataaccGTCACTAAAATGAACATTGTTTAATGCTCTTGCTTTGGTTAAATCTTTAATTGAagaaatagttcaacattttgtgaaacaTATGTTTTGCTTTCTTTGTAAGAAGTTTTGAGAAGATACTAGTACCAATCTCACTTTACATATGGAagtagttagcttagcttactttagcttagcataaatactGGAGGCAGAGgcaaacagctagcctggctctttCCAGATAATACATCTAACACATCTAACATAAATGGTACCTCCCTCTAAAACATTGTTAAATGTATATTGTTGAATGAGCTTTAGAGGTCTTGGTAGATGGTAACCCTATTTTCCCTTTGAAGACAGCTGGGCTAGCTGTTACTGTTTCCAACATTTAAGATAATCTAGCTAATCTAGCGAAATCTGTTATCACAGAAAGCATCAAAGTATCAGTTTTTTATACATGGACCCAGActtattaaacaaaaacattaaataggAATGGTTCGGTTTTTAGTGATGAACACTGCTGCaattttttttgcctcttttaCATCATAGTATTGGTTTTACCCCACGTTTACTGTACGGTTTCAGTTTttcagccaccagggggcaacaAAATTAACCTACCTAATGAAATACTATCTTTACCTCccaaaatgatgtaatttcaGTTGAAAAATGTTGCTGGACATAACACGGTGAGGGACAATGTTTTACTTAATGTAAACCTTTTTTAACACACATAATGATGAAAACgtttcatttattcatccaaATAAGTACAAAACACCTCTGGGATCATGCTTCaagccatacacacacacatatacacacacacacacactcacacacacacacacacacacacacacacacacacacacacacacacacacacacacacacacacacacacacacaaatatgtaaaagcTCTgacttcatgtttaaaaaagggtgttttttcttctgcttcGTCTTCCTATGTGTCTTTTTGCAGCACCAAAGCTTTCAAATTAGCTTGTCTGTGAGTTTCATGGGTGCACTCTTTCTGACCCTCCATGCGTTCCTTCACCTTCTATGATGTAATTCCTGTGTCAGCCCATATCACTTTGAGGGTATTACTGAACATATGTTTTTGATTAGATTGTCATCGAAGGTAAACCAGAGCAGAGTCCTGGGAGTAGCGTGGCCGTATTTGAGATCCACATCAGTCCCGGATACTGCTTGGGTAGGTGATGTCACACATTCATTACTCACACATCTTCCTaaaattaataagaaaaaaataattcacaTATGGATGTCTGGATGCAGACTAGCTTTACAACAGCATGAAAGCCTTGTACACTCACATCTGGTAAGTCTGTTGCTGATGTCTCGTTTTTTCGGTATCTAGAGTGTGATTTTGAGGagtctcacctgtgtggatACAGTAACCAGTGGAATGCAAATGTAAACTGGTACGTGGGAGGAGGTGGATCCCAGCTCCTTCAGAACAACATGCCAACTGATCACACATATAACAACAAGACAGGTGAGTGACATTTACTCACAAATGAGTCTTACAAAGGGGTTTTAGACATGCTGGCGGCGAGGCTCTAGATATGGCAATACTGgttcagtccaccactttggtccagaatGAAATATCTAAAGGAGTACTGTATTGCCGTGAAGTTTTGTAGAGACTTTATGACCCTCATACGATGAAAACTATTGACTTTGAGGATCTTCTTACTTTTTCCTGTCCTTTTTGAACAGAAGTTTCACTGATGATGGTTTTGAGTTAAATGCCTcaacaactgttggatggattgccataaaaattggtacacacattcatgttccaCTCAGGATCAATTGTAATTAATGACCAAATATTCACAAAACTAATCTCCATCATTTTGACCCATATTTTATGTTTAGGGCTAATAAGCAGTCAATCATGAACATGGTAAACTTTACACCTGTTGCAGCACTGCCATCATTAGAATGTTAGAATGCTCAtcaattttccaaaaccttatTATGGACACATTTAAATTTTGACCTCATGAAAGCACCAAATGGAAAGTCAGGGGATTGCAAAAATCATCAGGCTTCATCCTTTGGTGACCATGAATTTCTGCATAAAGTTTCATGATAATCAATTTCAATCCGTCTGAAATCAAgagttttaatagtttttccCATGCTTGGCATTTTGACATATTTGTATTCCACAACCTGATATACATTTAAACTCCCCTTGCAGGTCACTTCATGTATGTGGACTCAATCTACGCCAAGACTTTCAAAGAAGTGGCCAAACTGGTGTCTCCCATGACGACGGTGCCCATGTCTGGCTGCCTGAGTTTTCAGTACCAACGCAGCGAGGATAGAGGGAACCTGTTCTCTGTTTTCACCCGGGACCGACTGGGTCAGTATCAGGAGCTGTGGAAGGCAGAGCCAGAGATCCAGAGCGACTGGATGCCTGGAGAGTGGATACCTGTACAGGTGGATCTTAAGGCACCGTACTTTGTACAGGTCAGTATGAACATATTATGTCAAATTAGATGTATGTGATGATGTCAAACATCAAAACTGATATCAAATCAAATAGGTGATACtagaacatactgtatgtacaaaataatgcaaaaataatggaaatacGGGGAGTATCTTAAATCTACTAGACAGCCTGTGAGAGGATtccattttgctttattttttctgtttttaaaagttaaagaaagaaataattttgAGTTATTTGAGTTACATAGGTGTGTTACATGTGAAAATCTTGTCTTTAGGGTCCACCATAATCAGGTATTCcccattatatacattatatcaGATTAATATCTATACAGTTATCAATAAAGAGAGCATGTTATGGCTCTTTTGCATGCAGTTAGGATAATTAACACTCTTCAGAGTTTAACTGCTAAAAGAGATATCAGTTCTGAATACCTCTTATAAAGTGAGGTCTGTATTCTTCCAATGAGAGACAGAATTTTGCTTCTTGTACTTATGCTCTTTGCTCCTTGTTCTATCTGAAAAATGTTGTAGCAGTTCATTTTTCATGGCTTTGAACCTACCTAGGTATGCTTAtgcaaaatgcataaaatgacTATAAAACAGTGGAAATACTCAAAGTTCCTTCACTTTTGCACAGATACATTTACTTTCTGTGTGAGGGTCTGCATCTGTGTGAGCATGATGTCATACAGCTATGTTTACGAGTGTCTGTCTGCCCCTCCAGGTGGTCTTTGAAGTGGCCTTTAACAGTCCACGAGGCGGACGTGTTGCAGTCGATGACATTTCCTTTTCTTCAGAGTTCTGCAGCACAGACACTGGTAAGCTGCAGCCAGCATTGTTAATTGTCAATTCTACACAGGTCTGTTTTAATGTCACAATTAAAATGGTCATATTTATGATATAATGCAGTCTGAGTGGACATCTTAAACCTccaaaatatgaacattttaggATTTTAAAAGTGCTATAAACCTTAATTTCCATTAGCAGCCACAGAAGAAGCTGCAATAACAATGAAACCTTTGGCAGATGAAACCTTGGAGGTTTACATGTAGTACAGCTAAAAATGTCAAGTTTGTCCCGGGGTTGGTGCTAGAGAATAAACCATGGGGTCAACTAAAAGGTTTCATCCCAAAGCTTGATTTGCTTCTTATTATGTGACATTTACATTCTCATATTTCCTCTGTAGAGTTTGATATGAGAATTTTGCCCTTATGGAGGCaccagaggaaaagtcagggagTCACGAAATTAAGGAGAAATCTTCCTCCTTACGATGAATATCCATAACAAATGTCATGTGATGCTTGCTCATAGTTGCAGATTTGAGATATCTTGCTATAGACAAAAGCATAAACCTTCCACAATATAATTATCATGTCGTCAAATACGAAACTCACTCTAACAAGAGCCACAAATCCTGTTGTCCATTCATATGTCCCACAGAGCCAACCTTTGACCCTTCCATCGCAAGCTGTGACTTCGAGTCAGGTTTCTGCCAGTACACACAGGACCAAGTGATCGCATCGTCATGGAGGAGAGTTTCTGTGAAGCCAAACATATTTAGGAATGGAGACCACACAACAGGAGCAGGTAGAAAAAGCCACTGATGATAGATTTCAgaacatttataacatttaaaccCTCATTTATCTGAATAACTGATAAAAACATAGACTCAAATTACTTGTAGTGCCAAAATCATTGAGATTTATATGATGGTACTGCAGCTTTGTTGAGTGTTTTCTTGGGAGTTGGtggagaacaaaacagagaGTTAAAACGAGCGTGAATATTGGATGTACATTCCTCAGATGGACATAAACATGACTCATAtggaatgataatgttgctgtGCGTACTGTGTAAACTGATGATGGCTGATGTCACATTATGAAAAGAGGACACTGACAGTGCACAGACAGGcaagacagagcagcacagcaCCATACAGCATCAAGTTATTCAGACCATCAGGGTgaaagcaacaaacaaacacaaatctaTTGCTGTAATTTATGCCCATGCATGCTGCTCAGAGTAATCTCATTCAGCGGCTCCTCTGGCAGCAGCacagtgtttctctgtctcCCACGGGAACAAATCTCACTGCAAACTGAAGCCAAAATTTGACAGCCCTGGATATAGTGGTGGCTTGTTTtttctgccccctagtggccgaaaattattcatgttttaaacttAATCCTACAAACCCCACAGACCCCAAAGGTTTACTCTTTTTCATATCCCACAGGTACTTTAGTCTatcattcaagttttttttcatgactttgtcAATCAATTTATCCCGATTGACTCCATataatttctgttttaattggagattttaaaaaacactaatgtattattattggtagatattttccttttacacaatatacaaattgtaatttccaaaaatattaataatctgCTTTTTTCAGATTACATGAATTAcataactaataatgttttaagAAGAAATAACTTAACATTTTGCAATGATGGTGGTTTCTTACAGTCGTTTATTCTTTGGGTCCCCAGATAGCCAAGTCAGTAGTCCTTGTATGTTAAATTTGTTGGTTGGATGAGGGTtataaaaataatgtaactttTAGATGGTGAAGAACTGTTGAAAACCAGGTCAGCAGCAGGTGTTGGCAGTGCTGCGAACATTCATGGCCAGCAGATTCACAGGAAGAGAGAGTTTCGCAAGAAAATAAAGGCTATCTTCTTTTTCCAGGATCTTTCCTGTTGGCTCACTCCCGGCTGGGCCCGAGCTCTGGCTACGTTAGCCGCGTGATTGGTCCAATTCTTCCTGGCAACATGAAGTTCTGCCTGAGATTTTACTTCTCACTAAGGGGTGAGCGGTACTTAGAAACTCTCCAGCTCGATAGATAGGAGGCGGTTATTGACTCCTTTGCTGTGATTTATTTCACTGACTCACCAACCCAAAAATAACTCTGACAACTGCAGGTTTCAACCAGACGGAGCAGGCCCTCATCGTGTATCTGCAGCACAGCAGCGGCCAAGAGAAGATCTGGACTCTGGGGGAGAAATCAAGGGGAATCTGGATCGCGACGGACGTGACCTTCCAGACATCACAGCCTGCACAGgtcagaggagaggaagcaggGATATTGCTTTAGGGAGAATGGATGCTCACAATATGTGCGAATAAATGAACAAGAGGATAAGtcaaaagggagaaaagaaagtagGGGGAAAAGTAAGCAAACGAGGGAGAGAAGGACCATTCATTgagtgaggaaaggaaagaaaggaagacaagaaggagcaaggatggaaggaaggaataaacaagtgaaggaagaaatgaaggaaggaaggaaggaagggtacaaggaataaataaaaaaacaaattaaaaaggaaggaaagcacagacagaaaagatggagggaagacaTTAACCAAGGAATTAATTAACAAGAAAGTGAAGAACGATTTAAGGaagaaacaaatgaacaaacagacagaagaataAATGAAGAATAGAGGGAagaaatattgtaaaaaattggatgaagaaagaaatggaCATACAAAAAACTAATGAAAGAAAGCAGAATTAAATTTAATAAAGGATATATCGTagcaaaaaggaaaggaagtaaaaaGAAACACTATTTGAGGCGATAAGGAAGAATCAAACAAgcaaataatgaaattaaagaaataaagggATAGATGAACAAAAGAAGGGAGCAAATAAGGGGAATTAAAATAATGCAGGATGGatataataagaaaagaaactaaaagtAGCTTTGGTGTTGGAGCCTTTACATTTCCTGATCTGTGATTTATTTGATGATCAAGCAGCTGCTGTGAAGAAGACGCAGTTTCATCGTCATCACGTGTCCTGCGTGATGAGAATACATTCGACCAGATGTCGTATGGCGCTCAAAGGCATTCCCCACAATggctttttcttctcctttcttcctcctgcttTAAAACACTTAACATTTGATTGAtggtttcttttcttcctcacgAGGGATTTAAGTTTGGGATTTTGAGTCTCCCATAAATATGTGAGCGTGGAGCGAACTGCACAACAATTGCATCAAAGTGTCTTTTGTTTCAAAGTGgggtttcttcttttttttttttggttctctTCAGGACTCATCTGTTAATGATTAATGCTTGTAGAAATGTACAAATTCCTCTGGGATAGCGATCCCTTCGCTCACTGTTTACCTTTTCTGCTCAGGTGGTTTTCGTCAGCACCTGCAGGAGCTTCTGGGACTGCGGCTCCGTGGCTCTGGATGACATCAACGTTAGCCTCGGAGACTGTGAGCTGGCAGCAGGTAACAGGGATAACTGGATTCGATTTGGAAATGGAGAAAATTTGCAACAAAGAAATCAAGCACCAGCCCAAACTTCTTAGTGACTCTAAGCAAAAACCACAAGGGTAGAACAGGCAAATTCCTTATTTGCTTGTTTGGGGCCCCTAAAGACTGCTAGGCCCCTCCTAGGTCGGCTAAGGTCACACAGCAatgagatgttttggcttcaagGATGCTACAGTACACTATTTGTTGGCGAATTGAACTCATCTTAAATAAATCCAGCCAGATGTTTCCAATCAGTCGAAGAATTCAAACGATCAATATTCCAGTTATCAGCCTGTTAACTGTCAAACTGTTACACACAAACCAAGTAAGCaacaatttgtaaaaaaaaaaaaaaaaaaaaaaagaaaacagggatTAAAACATCTGACTTTCTGATGATTCTTGCGGTAAGTGAGAAAgtgtacatttcatttttgacTATAAAGGTTACATTATGGTTAAATTTAGATGCAGTCTAGAGCAAGATTGTCCAAACTCTTCCgtaaagggccatgtggctgaaggttttcattccaaccaagcaggagcacaccaggcttgactcatttcaTCAGCTGATTCGTGTACTCTTGAttggttgggttagggttatggttagggttagggttagggttagggttagggttagggttagggtaacccTAAAACTTGCAGGCACATGGagctttatggaatagtttggacatgcctgatctAGAGGGATGCAGCCAAGTAGCAAATCAACTTGTTCCTTGTCTCTCCTTGTTTTCTGTCACCATCATTGGCAATCATTTTCTAATCAAGGCaaaaaaagtcccaaaaaaaaaaagttcctgtCATTTGATagttgtgtttatatatatatatatatatatatatctatattattCATTGTTCTGTTGCAGGACTGTTGACGTTGTCTCTCCCGGGTAAATGTGACTTTGAAGCAGGCCTGTGTGGTTACATTCAGGACAAGCAGAAGGATGCTGCCGACTGGGAGTGGAGGAGAGGACCCACTCCGACCTCGTACACCGGACCCAGAGGAGACCACACCACGGGACTTGGTGAGGGCCTCTCCACTTGCACTCTTCTCCTTTAACCTGTTGCTGGTTTACTGAAGGTTCACAGAATCAGCCAAAGAAAATTGTGGATGCAACCTTTATCAATTATACCCCAAAACTATGGAACAAACTACTGATAGATATCAGGGAAGCAGCTCgctaaatatgttttaaaaaagctttaacTTTGTTTTATGCTGCTTTTAGGtccttttaatatgaagcacttggtgtatgtcatttcttttgttttaaagcactttaagctgcatttcttgtatgaaaggtgctatataaacaaagctattattattattagtagtagtcgtagtattagtattagtattagtattagtattagtattagtattagtattaatattagtattagtattattacgATATTTGGAAAGTTTGAGACTAATAAATTTAGCTTGACATTTTGGTAAACAGGCTTATTAATTTTTTGGCAACAGTTGATAAGAGTTAATAATCTCTTTGAATTAAAGCTCTGTGAATTTAAAACATGCTTGGtgataaaactgtttttaatttggGACTCACTATGTCCAAGAGGAGTTTTAAACTATTGTATtgtacaaaaaaatacacaaattctGCTCAGAATAACTGAAATTCTGcgttttaaacttttaaagctATACACAGACATACCTGTCTGCTTTTGATTGACAGGCTACTACCTGCACATGGAGGCGTCTCCCATGCTGCCAGGTCAGAACATTCGCCTGCTCTCCCGCCCTCTGAGGGGCTCCAGGGGGCTTCAGTGTCTGAGCTTCTTCTA from Scomber scombrus chromosome 15, fScoSco1.1, whole genome shotgun sequence includes:
- the LOC133995397 gene encoding MAM domain-containing protein 2-like, translating into MLPFYILTFAVTIQAENQLLPGSCNFESNTCGYTSDADFTSWTLHKDGRFVAVDAVTNNDDETDADTVMQKKNTGVLLSPFLEQGEWSCLRIVHQITGSGSLEVLQRTAGKSFDKPLWSSQVPSDSWVISSVDLQNNTEPYRIVIEGKPEQSPGSSVAVFEIHISPGYCLECDFEESHLCGYSNQWNANVNWYVGGGGSQLLQNNMPTDHTYNNKTGHFMYVDSIYAKTFKEVAKLVSPMTTVPMSGCLSFQYQRSEDRGNLFSVFTRDRLGQYQELWKAEPEIQSDWMPGEWIPVQVDLKAPYFVQVVFEVAFNSPRGGRVAVDDISFSSEFCSTDTEPTFDPSIASCDFESGFCQYTQDQVIASSWRRVSVKPNIFRNGDHTTGAGSFLLAHSRLGPSSGYVSRVIGPILPGNMKFCLRFYFSLRGFNQTEQALIVYLQHSSGQEKIWTLGEKSRGIWIATDVTFQTSQPAQVVFVSTCRSFWDCGSVALDDINVSLGDCELAAGLLTLSLPGKCDFEAGLCGYIQDKQKDAADWEWRRGPTPTSYTGPRGDHTTGLGYYLHMEASPMLPGQNIRLLSRPLRGSRGLQCLSFFYHMYGSGMGQLSVHLDKNGEDVLLWQLSGEQSIAWLRATVEYQSDSQHQIVFEAIRGTSVRSDIAIDDIILEGGPCPETEVRSTVGTSNEIE